The Penicillium oxalicum strain HP7-1 chromosome IV, whole genome shotgun sequence genome contains a region encoding:
- a CDS encoding Ribose-phosphate pyrophosphokinase 2 — translation MSSANSIKLLTGNSHPELAQLVADRKANIEGVDSLGIELTKIMVLQYSNQETSVTIGESVRDEDVFILQSTRPNDINDGLMELLIMINACKTASARRITAVIPNFPYARQDKKDKSRAPITAKLMANMLQTAGCNHVITMDLHASQIQGFFNVPVDNLYAEPSMLKWIRENLDVSNCVIVSPDAGGAKRATAIADRLDLQFALIHKERARPNEVSRMVLVGNVKDKIAIIVDDMADTCGTLVKAADTVMQHGAKEVNAIVVHGILSGKAIENLNGSRLNRLVVTNTVPHAEKKEQCDKIETIDISPTLAEACRRTHNGESVSFLFSHAVA, via the exons ATGTCCTCAGCCAATTCAATTAAGTTGCTGACTGGCAACAGCCATCCTGAGCTGGCTCAGCTTGTGGCTGACCG TAAAGCTAACATTGAAGGCGTCGACAGTCTCGGAATTGAGCTGACCAAGATCATGGTCTTGCAATACTCTAACCAAGAGACCAGCGTCACGATCGGAGAGAGTGTTCGGGATGAAGATG TCTTCATTCTGCAATCAACACGGCCCAATGACATCAACGATGGTCTTATGGAGCTCCTCATCATGATCAATGCCTGCAAGACTGCCTCGGCCCGGCGAATCACTGCCGTTATCCCCAATTTCCCATACGCTCGCCAGGATAAGAAGGACAAGAGCCGCGCGCCCATTACGGCTAAACTCATGGCCAACATGCTACAGACCGCTGGCTGCAACCATGTCATTACCATGGATCTGCACGCTAGTCAGATCCAGGGCTTTTTCAACGTGCCCGTTGACAATCTGTACGCTGAGCCTAGCATGCTTAAGTGGATCCGCGAGAACCTTGATGTCAGCAACTGTGTCATTGTCAGCCCCGATGCTGGTGGCGCTAAGCG TGCGACTGCCATCGCTGATCGTCTCGACTTGCAATTCGCTTTGATCCACAAGGAGCGTGCGCGACCCAACGAGGTCTCTCGCATGGTCCTCGTCGGTAACGTCAAGGACAAGATCGCCATCATTGTCGACGACATGGCTGATACCTGCGGAACTCTCGTCAAGGCTGCTGACACTGTGATGCAGCACGGTGCCAAGGAGGTCAACGCCATCGTTGTTCATGGTATTCTCTCTGGCAAGGCCATCGAGAACCTGAACGGCAGCCGCTTGAACCGCCTTGTGGTGACTAACACCGTCCCCcatgccgagaagaaggagcagTGCGACAAGATTGAGACTATTGACATCTCGCCGACGCTGGCGGAGGCCTGCCGTCGTACTCACAACGGCGAGTCAGTAAGCTTCCTCTTCTCGCACGCAGTCGCGTAA
- a CDS encoding 40S ribosomal protein S6-B, which yields MKLNISYPANGSQKIIEIEDERKLRPFMEKRMGTEVAGDSLGDEFKGYLFKITGGNDKQGFPMKQGVLLPVRTRLLLADGHSCYRPRRSGERKRKSVRGAITGLDLSVLALSIVKQGENELPGLTDTVVPKRLGPKRATKIRRFFALSKDDDVRKFVVRRTVAKEGKPEYTKAPKIQRLVTPQRLQRKRHQVAIKRRRAEAAREAANDYAKLLANRVHEEKAKRDELRKRRASSMRK from the exons ATGAAGCTCAACATCTCCTACCCGGCCAATGGGTCGCAAAAGATCATCGAGATCGAAGATGAGCGCAAGCTCCGCCCCTTCATGGAGAAGCGCATGGGCACCGAA GTTGCCGGCGACTCTCTCGGCGATGAGTTCAAGGGTTACCTGTTCAAGATTACCGGTGGTAACGACAAGCAGG GTTTCCCCATGAAGCAGGGTG TTCTCCTCCCCGTCCGTACCCGTCTGCTCCTCGCCGACGGCCACAGCTGCTACCGCCCCCGCCGCAGCGGTGAGCGCAAGCGCAAGTCTGTCCGTGGTG CCATCACCGGTCTCGACCTGTCCGTCCTCGCTCTCTCCATCGTCAAGCAGGGTGAGAACGAGCTCCCCGGTCTGACCGACACCGTCGTTCCCAAGCGCCTCGGCCCCAAGCGTGCTACCAAGATCCGTCGCTTCTTCGCTCTGTCCAAGGATGACGATGTCCGCAAGTTCGTTGTCCGCCGCACTGTCGCCAAGGAGGGCAAGCCCGAGTACACCAAGGCCCCCAAGATCCAGCGCCTGGTCACTCCCCAGCGCCTGCAGCGCAAGCGCCACCAGGTTGCCATCAAGCGCCGCCGCGCTGAGGCTGCCCGTGAGGCTGC TAACGACTACGCCAAGCTCCTCGCCAACCGTGTCcacgaggagaaggccaagcgCGATGAGCTCCGCAAGCGTCGTGCTTCTTCCATGCGGAAGTAA